One genomic segment of Lytechinus pictus isolate F3 Inbred chromosome 18, Lp3.0, whole genome shotgun sequence includes these proteins:
- the LOC135157456 gene encoding uncharacterized protein LOC135157456 — MLLGNDLAGGKVQPSTVLSDMPVVDSKTEALKTAIPGIFPSCAVTRAQAMAGRDEREVENGGDIDLGDTIFRDLSERMNSQTGDDRTVFSQPALIAAQQSAADLKGLYHVALTAEEAEKVSQCYYIKSGVLMRKWCPPGRPADEDWVAVDQIVVPPQYRAEILRLAHDIPLAGHLGVRKTVARIRAHFYWPGLRKCVSEYCKSCHVCQVVGKPQHHIKPAPLIPIPVFPEPFSRVLIDCVGPLPKTKAGYQYLLTVMDSTTRFPEAFPLRNIKAKTVIDALLVFFTRYGLPQDIQSDRGSNFTSSVFQEVMHQLGIKQVNSSPYHPQSQGALERYHQTLKTMIKSYCSENSGDWEKGIPFLLFASRDTPNESTGFTPFELVFGHEPRGPLKVVKEHMLSDFGVESGNVLDYVSQFRERLLRACELAGEHLRLSQGAMKARADKKAEPRSFEPGSKVLVLLPIQGEPLRAKFSGPYVVEKNLGKETYLVSTPDRRKTKRVCHINMLKKYYDRDEVATVAVVCEKAAEHIPAELEIPVEAEIGEGISGKVNNSQVMADPSKILGHLSDFEQQDVVQILLDYPEVCGDKLGYTGETIHDVDVGDHLPIKQHPYRLNPRKKSQVRKELEYMLACGVIEPSQSCWSSPVVLVPKPDGSQRFCIDYRKVNAVTKPDSFPLPRIEDCIDQIGNARYITKLDLMKGYWQVPLTERAKERSAFVTPQGLFQCRVMPFGMRNAPATFQRLMNCVIAGLDNVVVYLDDILVVSDTWSDHLTCLRDVFVRLTKAGLVVNLSKCEFAQATVSYLGHVVGHGRVAPREAKIQAIVDFPAPSTKREVMRFLGMCGFYRKFVPNFSDIAIPLTDLLKKGTKFDWTKPCEIAFQKLKAVLISKPVLQAPNFEHPFLLATDASEVGVGAVLLQLDEEGFMKPVSYFSKKLDVHQQRYSTVEKECLGLVLAVQHFDVYLSSCPDVTVFTDHNPLTFLERFRNKNQRLFRWSLFLQPYGLNVTHIKGNDNVIADALSRV; from the coding sequence ATGCTGCTTGGCAATGATTTGGCTGGGGGTAAGGTGCAGCCATCTACTGTGTTGAGTGACATGCCGGTAGTGGATTCCAAGACAGAGGCTTTGAAAACGGCTATCCCAGGTATTTTTCCATCGTGTGCGGTTACCAGAGCGCAGGCTATGGCAGGGCGAGATGAGAGAGAGGTTGAAAATGGTGGTGACATAGATTTAGGGGATACAATTTTCAGAGATCTGAGTGAGAGAATGAATAGTCAGACTGGTGATGATAGGACTGTTTTCAGCCAGCCTGCCTTGATTGCAGCCCAACAGTCAGCTGCAGACTTGAAGGGTTTGTATCATGTTGCTTTGACAGCAGAGGAGGCTGAGAAGGTCTCACAGTGTTATTACATCAAGTCTGGTGTGTTGATGCGAAAATGGTGTCCTCCTGGTCGCCCAGCTGATGAAGATTGGGTTGCGGTAGATCAGATTGTTGTCCCGCCCCAGTATCGAGCAGAGATTCTAAGGTTAGCTCATGATATTCCCCTTGCTGGACATCTAGGTGTGAGGAAGACAGTGGCCAGGATTAGGGCTCATTTCTACTGGCCTGGTCTCAGGAAGTGCGTATCTGAGTATTGTAAGTCATGTCATGTCTGTCAGGTGGTGGGCAAGCCACAACATCACATCAAACCAGCCCCACTTATTCCAATTCCTGTTTTTCCTGAACCATTTAGCCGTGTATTGATAGATTGTGTTGGCCCTTTGCCGAAAACCAAGGCAGGTTATCAATACTTGCTTACTGTCATGGATTCCACCACACGTTTTCCAGAAGCTTTTCCGTTGAGGAACATTAAGGCTAAGACGGTTATTGATGCCCTCTTGGTGTTCTTCACACGCTATGGACTCCCTCAAGACATCCAGTCAGATCGGGGCTCTAATTTCACGTCTAGTGTATTCCAGGAGGTGATGCATCAATTAGGAATCAAGCAGGTAAACTCATCACCTTACCACCCACAGTCGCAGGGTGCCCTTGAGAGATACCATCAGACCTTAAAGACAATGATCAAGTCTTACTGCTCTGAGAACTCTGGAGACTGGGAAAAGGGCATTCCTTTCCTCCTATTTGCCTCTCGTGATACTCCAAATGAATCTACGGGATTCACCCCATTTGAGCTTGTGTTTGGCCATGAGCCAAGAGGTCCTCTCAAGGTAGTGAAGGAGCATATGTTGTCAGATTTTGGGGTGGAGAGTGGGAATGTGCTTGATTATGTGTCACAATTTCGTGAACGACTCTTGAGGGCGTGTGAACTCGCGGGGGAACATTTGAGGTTGTCTCAAGGTGCAATGAAGGCCCGGGCAGATAAGAAGGCAGAACCTCGCTCATTCGAGCCTGGTAGCAAAGTCCTTGTGTTACTGCCCATCCAGGGTGAACCTCTTAGAGCAAAGTTCAGTGGTCCATATGTGGTAGAGAAGAACTTGGGTAAAGAAACCTATCTTGTGAGTACTCCAGATAGGAGAAAAACAAAGAGGGTTTGCCATATTAATATGCTGAAGAAGTATTATGATCGTGACGAGGTGGCGACAGTTGCTGTTGTTTGTGAAAAGGCAGCAGAACATATTCCTGCAGAACTTGAAATCCCGGTGGAAGCGGAGATTGGTGAAGGGATTTCTGGAAAGGTGAATAACTCACAGGTGATGGCTGATCCCTCAAAGATATTGGGTCATCTATCAGATTTTGAACAGCAGGATGTAGTGCAAATACTTCTTGATTACCCTGAAGTATGTGGAGATAAGTTGGGATATACCGGAGAGACTATTCATGATGTTGATGTAGGCGATCATCTGCCTATTAAACAACATCCCTACCGTTTGAATCCAAGAAAGAAGAGCCAGGTGCGGAAGGAACTTGAGTATATGCTTGCATGCGGTGTCATTGAGCCTAGTCAGAGCTGCTGGAGTTCACCTGTAGTTCTTGTTCCAAAACCAGATGGGAGTCAGCGTTTTTGCATTGACTACAGGAAAGTCAATGCTGTAACAAAACCTGACTCATTTCCTCTACCTCGTATTGAGGATTGCATTGATCAGATTGGTAATGCAAGGTATATCACAAAGCTGGATCTGATGAAAGGTTATTGGCAGGTGCCATTAACAGAGAGGGCTAAAGAACGTTCTGCATTTGTGACCCCACAGGGGTTATTCCAGTGTCGGGTTATGCCATTTGGCATGAGGAATGCTCCAGCGACATTTCAACGGCTCATGAATTGTGTAATTGCCGGACTGGACAATGTTGTAGTATATCTTGATGATATTCTAGTAGTTAGTGATACCTGGTCAGATCATCTAACTTGCTTGAGAGATGTGTTTGTCAGATTGACCAAGGCAGGACTTGTTGTGAATTTGTCCAAGTGTGAGTTTGCGCAGGCAACAGTATCTTACTTGGGTCATGTAGTAGGGCATGGACGCGTTGCCCCACGAGAGGCAAAGATCCAAGCTATTGTGGATTTCCCTGCCCCTTCCACAAAGAGGGAGGTGATGAGGTTTCTGGGCATGTGTGGGTTTTACCGCAAGTTTGTTCCGAATTTCAGTGACATTGCTATTCCTCTTACAGATCTTCTCAAGAAGGGGACCAAGTTTGATTGGACCAAACCATGTGAGATTGCCTTTCAGAAATTGAAAGCTGTTCTTATCTCAAAGCCTGTATTGCAGGCTCCTAACTTTGAGCATCCGTTCCTACTGGCCACTGATGCAAGTGAGGTAGGAGTTGGTGCAGTTCTCCTTCAGTTGGATGAAGAGGGTTTCATGAAACCCGTGAGCTACTTTTCGAAGAAGCTTGATGTACACCAGCAAAGATACTCTACGGTAGAGAAGGAGTGCCTAGGTCTGGTGCTGGCAGTTCAACACTTTGATGTGTATTTGAGTAGCTGCCCTGATGTGACCGTTTTCACGGATCACAATCCACTAACCTTCCTCGAAAGGTTTAGGAACAAGAACCAGAGATTGTTCCGTTGGAGTCTGTTTCTTCAGCCTTATGGGCTGAACGTGACTCATATCAAGGGAAATGACAATGTTATTGCGGATGCACTTTCTAGAGTTTAG
- the LOC135157445 gene encoding uncharacterized protein LOC135157445 — MMFTRDENFDLAEEVLKELNTELTRNQRHIGFLNGSPGDEKIGLDESSRVTVVVEPDFCGIGKRDADAIDTMAWTHPLACDWDTHDPNDQYQSSEQSSQGTGLRPYHLLDQRQFFQEQYQLNENQIQQTCESRPTIKKEAKEPCSCASVRTATNLQAKSTNSTKPIRKAGRKPPIGPDGKVKYSKRRATEDKRKRVNHRERDRMHQLSEAFDRLRQVLPSDALDVHSPRTDDRRPQRYPVRQKRSKVDTLLLAQDYILSLQEMCKTSPDLLLNPPPLLASPGCSWNHLGLPS; from the coding sequence ATGATGTTCACTCGAGACGAAAACTTCGATCTTGCGGAAGAGGTCTTAAAGGAGCTTAATACAGAATTAACGAGAAACCAAAGACACATTGGCTTCCTAAACGGTTCTCCAGGTGATGAGAAAATTGGTCTTGACGAGTCTTCCAGAGTCACTGTGGTTGTCGAGCCTGACTTCTGCGGTATTGGCAAAAGAGATGCCGATGCGATAGATACGATGGCATGGACACATCCATTGGCCTGTGATTGGGACACCCATGATCCCAATGACCAGTATCAGTCTTCTGAGCAAAGCTCACAAGGGACAGGTCTCCGACCATATCACCTACTAGACCAACGGCAGTTCTTTCAagaacaatatcaactgaatgaaaatcaaatacaaCAGACATGTGAAAGTAGGCCAACGATCAAAAAGGAAGCCAAGGAACCATGTTCATGCGCATCAGTAAGAACGGCAACGAATCTGCAAGCGAAATCAACAAATTCGACAAAACCCATCAGGAAGGCCGGCCGAAAGCCACCAATAGGTCCAGACGGAAAAGTCAAGTACAGCAAGCGAAGGGCGACTGAGGACAAACGCAAGCGCGTCAACCATAGAGAGCGCGACCGAATGCATCAACTGAGCGAAGCCTTCGACCGTCTTCGCCAGGTGCTTCCTTCTGATGCTCTTGACGTCCACTCTCCTAGGACCGATGACAGGCGCCCTCAACGATACCCTGTTCGACAAAAACGAAGTAAGGTAGACACGCTGCTCCTGGCTCAGGACTATATCCTTAGTCTCCAGGAAATGTGTAAGACCTCTCCTGACCTGTTACTTAACCCACCACCTCTACTTGCATCCCCTGGCTGTTCATGGAATCATTTAGGCCTACCATCTTGA